In the Xanthobacteraceae bacterium genome, AACGCATTCAGGGCATCATATTCGCTAAATTCGTCCTGATTCTACGCAGATATTCAGAGACGAACGTTTAGCGGTTTCTCATAATAGGAATGAGAAGCATCGCCGGGAGTGGCCCAGCCCCGCCCGTGAAGGGGTTTGTCCGCGCCGTGACTACGTTTTCGCTCACCTATGCCAACGCCTTGCTGCTGATTGGTGCAGCGCTGGCGGTGATCGGTGTATTTTCCAGCCTGATCGCGACCCGGCTCGGCGCACCGTTGCTGCTGGTCTTCCTGCTGATCGGCGTGCTCGCAGGCGAAGACGGGCCGGGCGGGATCAAGTTCGACGATTTCGCCTCGACCTATGTTGTCGGTTCTGCGGCGCTTGCCATCGTGCTGTTCGACGGCGGGTTGCGCACGCGCTTCGCGAGCTTCCGGGGAGCGCTCTATCCTGCGATGACGCTGGCTACCGTAGGCGTCATCATCACGGCCATTCTGGTCGGGATTCTGACGTGGCTTCTGTTCGGCTGGGGTTGGCGCGAAAGCCTGCTGGTCGGTGCGGTGGTCGCCTCTACCGACGCGGCGGCAGTTTTCTTCCTCCTGCGCGCGGGCGGCCAGCAACTGAAGCGCCGGGTCGCGGCGACACTGGAAATGGAATCCGGCACCAACGATCCGGTCGCCGTATTCATGACCATCCTGCTGGTACAGGCGATCATCGCAAGCCAGCAGCCGGAGGCCGCGCAATACGGCTTTTCGCGTGTCGTGCTCACGGTTCTGAAAGAAGCAGCGGTAGGTGGTTTGCTTGGCGTCGCCGGCGGGTTCGCCATCTCGCTGGCGTTGAACCGCATCTCGCTGCCGTCGGGTCTGCATCCGCTCCTTGTCGTCGCAAGCGCGGTTTTTATTTATGCGCTGACTGTGTCGGCTGGCGGCTCCGGTTTCCTCGCCGTCTATCTGGCCGGCATCGTGCTCGGCAATCGTCCGGTGCGCGCGTTCGCGTCCATCACGACGTTCCACGATACGCTGACCTGGCTTTGTCAGATCGTCATGTTCATCATGCTCGGCTTGCTGGTGACGCCGAGCGCACTGGTGCCGTATCTCTGGAAGGCGCTGCTGATCGCGGTATTCATCATCGTTCTCGCGCGTCCCATCGCGGTATGGCTGTGCCTTTCGCCTTTCCGCTTTGCGCAACTCGAGAAGATTTTCATTTCATGGGTCGGATTGCGCGGCGCGGTTTCGATTTTTCTCGCGGCGATCCCGAAACTCTCCGGCGTACCGGAAGCCGATGAGATTTTCGGCATCGCGTTCGTGGTCGTCGTCGTTTCGCTGATCGTGCAGGGCTGGTCGCTTTCCAGTGTTGGAAGAAGGCTCGGTGTCGCGCTCGACGATCCGGCGCCTTCGGTGAAGCGCATCGAAATCGACTTGCCCGGTCAGCTCGACGAGGAACTCGTCGGCTATCCGATTGTCGAAGGCAGCCCCGTGGTCGGTCACGGCACTTGGCCGGCATGGGCGCGGCCCGTTCTCATCATCCGCAATAAAGCGATACTTTCGCCGACGGAAGCGGGCGCGCTTCGTGTCGGAGATTACGGCTACTTCCTCGCGCCACCGCAGCGCGTCGAACGGCTCGACCGCCTGTTCGCGCCGAACGAGGGCTATATCGACGAGGAAACTTCCGCCGCGTTTCCGTTCAAGGGCGATATCCGCATGGGCGCGGTCGCGGATATGTACGGGCTTAACGTGCAGCCCGGCGAGCGCGACATGACGATTGCAGAATTGTTTGCGCAGCGTTTCGAGGACTCGCCGCGGCCCGGCAACAAGATCGATCTCGGCCTGGCGCGGCTCGTGGTGCGCGAACTCGACGACGACAGGGTTACGGAAGCGCGTCTCGATTTCGTGCAGGAACCGCAAGGCGGGTTCGCACCCATCCGTTCGCGTTCGCTGCGCCGCCTGCTAGGTTATCCCAAACGGTTCGCGCGCAAAGTTGCACGCAACCAGCAGGGCAAATGAAATAAACACGACAGGAGGCAGAAATGAAAAGCTACGCCAGCGCCCATTGGGAAGGTTCGCCGAAGGACGGCACCGGCACGATCGACACGAA is a window encoding:
- a CDS encoding potassium/proton antiporter, giving the protein MRSIAGSGPAPPVKGFVRAVTTFSLTYANALLLIGAALAVIGVFSSLIATRLGAPLLLVFLLIGVLAGEDGPGGIKFDDFASTYVVGSAALAIVLFDGGLRTRFASFRGALYPAMTLATVGVIITAILVGILTWLLFGWGWRESLLVGAVVASTDAAAVFFLLRAGGQQLKRRVAATLEMESGTNDPVAVFMTILLVQAIIASQQPEAAQYGFSRVVLTVLKEAAVGGLLGVAGGFAISLALNRISLPSGLHPLLVVASAVFIYALTVSAGGSGFLAVYLAGIVLGNRPVRAFASITTFHDTLTWLCQIVMFIMLGLLVTPSALVPYLWKALLIAVFIIVLARPIAVWLCLSPFRFAQLEKIFISWVGLRGAVSIFLAAIPKLSGVPEADEIFGIAFVVVVVSLIVQGWSLSSVGRRLGVALDDPAPSVKRIEIDLPGQLDEELVGYPIVEGSPVVGHGTWPAWARPVLIIRNKAILSPTEAGALRVGDYGYFLAPPQRVERLDRLFAPNEGYIDEETSAAFPFKGDIRMGAVADMYGLNVQPGERDMTIAELFAQRFEDSPRPGNKIDLGLARLVVRELDDDRVTEARLDFVQEPQGGFAPIRSRSLRRLLGYPKRFARKVARNQQGK